In Dethiosulfovibrio salsuginis, the sequence GGGCCACGCTTCTGCCAGCCATAGGTCCCGATACCGTCGAGGTGACCTTCCTGTTGGACTGGTACCTTTTAAAGGTGTCCATGTCTATCTGGCCGTTGTTTGCGCCGTAGATCAGGTCTATCTCCCCTGTGTCGAAGGCCATGGCCCTGGCGGTGGGGTCGGATATGACCTTTACCAGGACCTCCTGAACCTCTGAAGTGCCTCCCCACCAGTGGGGATTTGCCTTAAATAGGTCGTACTCGCCCTTTTTCGACTCCACCAACATCCATGGACCGGTCCCTATAGGGGCCTTTATGCCCTTGGCGGTGTCCAGGTCGTCGGGAAAACCCGAGGGGGCCATAATCCTGAAGGGCCTTATGAGGCTCAGTTCCGCCAGGGTCGGATAGTAGGGGTTTTTAAGGGTCAGGACGAAGGTGTGGTCGTCCACGGCCTTCCAGCTATCCAACTGGTTGACTATGTCCATCCAGTTGTGTCGTTCGGCGTTTCTCATCACGGCCTCGAAGTTCATCTCCACCGCCTTTGCGTCGAGGGGAGTGCCGTCGGAGAACTTTACGTCCTCCCTGAGGTGAAAGGTGTAGGTCTTTCCGTCCTCCGATATCTCCCACGACTTGGCCAAGGCGGGGTGGATACCGCTGTCCTCGCCGTAGGATACCAAAGGGTCGTAGACCATGCTCTGGGCGTACATCTGGTTCGGGTTGTAGCCGTGGGGATTGATCGGTCCCGCGTTTGACGGCCAGGAGTAGACTATTCTGGCTCCATGAGATATCCCAGGTGAAACGGCCAGAGACCCGACCAGCAACGATAGTACCAACAGTTTTTTGAACATCTTGAAACCCTCCCATTTTGTTTTTCACTACAAGACATGGAGAAGATTTTATCCTCTCCTCGCCGTTCGTGTCAAATAACTTTATAAAAGTAGCACGGGAGGGATTCCAAAAGTGTAACTATTCAGTCCCCCTGCCGATTTAGGTCCTAAACCAGCAGTTCCTTAGTTTCTTGCAACGTGATATCATGGCATCAGAATAAATCTGAAAGGAGGCCTATCCATGTTTCAGAAGCCCACCTACGAAGAGCTCTTCGAGGACAACCAGATGCTCAAGGCGATAAACAAGAGCCTCAGCGAGAGGATCTCAGAGCTCGAAGCCATCCTGAAACAAAACAGCCAGACCAGCTCTAAGCCTCCTTCAAGCGACGGCTATAAAAAGCCCAAGCCGACCAGCTCCAGGAAGAAAAGC encodes:
- the nikA gene encoding nickel ABC transporter substrate-binding protein — protein: MFKKLLVLSLLVGSLAVSPGISHGARIVYSWPSNAGPINPHGYNPNQMYAQSMVYDPLVSYGEDSGIHPALAKSWEISEDGKTYTFHLREDVKFSDGTPLDAKAVEMNFEAVMRNAERHNWMDIVNQLDSWKAVDDHTFVLTLKNPYYPTLAELSLIRPFRIMAPSGFPDDLDTAKGIKAPIGTGPWMLVESKKGEYDLFKANPHWWGGTSEVQEVLVKVISDPTARAMAFDTGEIDLIYGANNGQIDMDTFKRYQSNRKVTSTVSGPMAGRSVALNSGKAPTDDLAVRKAILHGVNKKAIVDHVFLGLEHPADTLFSPESPYCDLGLEPYGFDPKVSGELLDQAGWTLKPGSPFRERDGKTLLVEFCFVGTDALQKAAAEAIQGDLRKIGMDVRLVAEEADSYYKRQKSGEFGMIFSSTWGAPYDPQSYCSSMRVPSHADYQAQIGLPMKEELDRQITEVMVTVGEERIQDLYRSILTTIHDQAVYLPLSYPTNITVHGDKIEEIPFMPMDYVIPFERIKLGR
- a CDS encoding DUF6444 domain-containing protein, which codes for MFQKPTYEELFEDNQMLKAINKSLSERISELEAILKQNSQTSSKPPSSDGYKKPKPTSSRKKS